In Chryseobacterium shigense, the following proteins share a genomic window:
- a CDS encoding serine hydrolase, with amino-acid sequence MKAKAPFYIALIVGITYLPLSAQAQSQINNDISKVEAGLMPAVRFQGEPLWTMESRMKHYNIPGVSIAVIKNSKVIWSKTYGFADVESKIPVNTQTLFQAASMSKPVSMYAALAEVEAGKINPDADVNTYLKSWKIPENKFTKEKKVSLKHIASHTAGITMSGFPGYETDKPLPSLVQVLNGENPANTPVITVDKLPGTPFRYAGGGYCVMQQMLMDIEGKDFTTVMNEKVLMPLNMKNSTFSQPLPEAQVRFAATAYNQEGIKVPGKYHIYPEQAPAGLWTTAEDLAKFIIDVQNTLSGKSSTIISQKTAEEFTTPFIDPFMGLGIFLENREGQIYFNHGGWNEGFSSRFIASKTSGDGIVVLTNTNKPDFVEEVVRSVAEVYHWPAFNPPAYKVLPLNNEDFSNTGSYTNNIYGFFKIYREKGKLMAANNTEGPMELMKIGEDTYAFREWDFNLKLVKNTRTGKTELAQILRNGKIRQGPKQSDREKVPLEIILDGNFDEGLEAYRKAKIKDENHYLLSENYLNDAGYSLLNRKDFTGAINVLRLNTLLYPQSENTYDSLGDAYMKAGQKEKAKETYQKLLKINPANENAANVLKTL; translated from the coding sequence ATGAAAGCCAAAGCTCCTTTTTATATTGCATTGATTGTTGGAATTACTTATCTCCCCTTATCTGCACAAGCCCAGTCACAAATAAACAATGATATTTCTAAAGTAGAAGCAGGATTGATGCCTGCAGTCCGTTTTCAGGGAGAGCCTCTCTGGACAATGGAATCCAGAATGAAACACTATAATATTCCGGGCGTGAGCATTGCAGTCATTAAAAATTCCAAAGTCATTTGGAGCAAAACTTATGGCTTCGCAGATGTGGAATCTAAAATTCCGGTGAATACCCAAACACTGTTTCAGGCTGCATCTATGAGCAAACCGGTAAGCATGTATGCTGCACTGGCGGAGGTTGAGGCCGGAAAAATAAACCCGGATGCTGATGTGAATACCTATCTGAAATCCTGGAAAATTCCCGAAAATAAATTTACAAAAGAAAAAAAGGTAAGTCTTAAACATATAGCGAGCCATACAGCAGGAATTACCATGAGCGGATTTCCCGGATATGAAACTGATAAGCCTCTTCCTTCCCTGGTTCAGGTGTTGAATGGAGAGAATCCAGCCAATACTCCCGTAATTACAGTTGACAAACTTCCCGGAACCCCTTTCAGGTATGCAGGCGGTGGATATTGCGTTATGCAGCAGATGTTAATGGATATAGAAGGAAAAGACTTCACCACTGTTATGAATGAAAAAGTACTGATGCCACTGAACATGAAAAACAGTACCTTTTCCCAACCCTTACCTGAAGCACAGGTCCGGTTTGCCGCCACAGCATACAATCAGGAAGGTATAAAGGTTCCCGGGAAATATCATATCTACCCCGAGCAGGCACCTGCCGGTTTATGGACTACCGCTGAAGACCTGGCTAAATTTATAATTGATGTTCAAAATACCCTCAGCGGGAAAAGCAGCACAATTATTTCGCAAAAAACGGCTGAAGAATTTACAACTCCTTTCATTGATCCGTTTATGGGATTGGGTATTTTTCTGGAAAACAGGGAAGGACAGATTTATTTCAATCACGGTGGCTGGAATGAAGGCTTTTCGAGCAGATTCATAGCCAGTAAAACAAGTGGTGACGGAATTGTAGTGTTAACAAATACCAATAAACCCGATTTTGTAGAAGAGGTGGTACGTTCGGTTGCAGAAGTTTATCACTGGCCTGCATTTAATCCTCCTGCTTATAAAGTCTTACCACTGAATAATGAAGATTTTAGCAATACAGGAAGCTACACCAATAATATTTACGGCTTTTTTAAGATTTATCGTGAAAAAGGAAAGCTGATGGCTGCCAATAATACAGAAGGTCCTATGGAACTTATGAAAATAGGAGAAGACACTTATGCATTCCGGGAATGGGATTTCAACCTTAAGCTGGTAAAAAATACCCGGACAGGAAAAACAGAATTAGCTCAGATTCTCCGCAATGGTAAAATCAGGCAGGGGCCGAAGCAAAGCGACAGAGAAAAAGTTCCTTTGGAAATAATTCTTGACGGAAATTTTGATGAAGGACTGGAAGCTTACAGAAAAGCAAAAATCAAAGATGAGAATCATTATCTTCTTTCCGAAAACTATCTGAATGATGCAGGCTATTCGTTACTCAACAGAAAAGATTTTACAGGAGCCATTAATGTTTTACGCTTAAATACATTGCTGTATCCCCAGAGCGAAAATACATATGACAGTCTGGGAGATGCTTACATGAAGGCCGGACAAAAGGAAAAAGCAAAAGAAACCTATCAAAAATTACTGAAGATAAATCCTGCAAATGAAAACGCTGCAAACGTTTTAAAAACATTGTAG
- a CDS encoding glyceraldehyde-3-phosphate dehydrogenase, with translation MERKVIKIKHITGTYTIEVADGKLNEMKSQLDKCLNDEQGAIVVKGENGDQFVYPSDLLKNSFIAVVDREEVKEA, from the coding sequence ATGGAAAGAAAAGTCATAAAAATCAAACATATCACAGGAACCTACACCATCGAGGTTGCCGATGGAAAGCTGAATGAAATGAAAAGTCAGCTGGACAAATGCCTGAACGATGAACAGGGCGCAATAGTTGTGAAGGGAGAAAACGGAGACCAGTTTGTATATCCGTCAGATCTTTTGAAAAACAGTTTCATTGCTGTAGTAGATAGGGAAGAGGTTAAAGAGGCGTAG
- a CDS encoding helix-turn-helix transcriptional regulator, producing MEKLKNQRKQKGFTQQYLADIIATDVSNYSRKENGEVKIYDDEWEKLAEALDINVEDIKEEKTANVVQNLTFNDSSTNNQSGNYNQYCNIPEYILESQQDYIKLLKEQIEALKEENKKGKSRKGL from the coding sequence ATGGAAAAGTTAAAAAATCAAAGAAAGCAGAAAGGCTTTACTCAGCAATATCTTGCTGATATCATTGCAACCGATGTATCCAACTACAGCCGTAAAGAAAACGGCGAGGTGAAGATTTATGATGATGAATGGGAAAAGCTGGCGGAGGCATTAGATATTAATGTAGAAGATATTAAAGAAGAGAAAACGGCAAATGTCGTACAGAACTTAACTTTTAATGACAGTAGTACAAATAATCAATCTGGAAATTATAACCAATATTGTAATATTCCAGAATATATACTGGAAAGCCAACAGGATTACATCAAGCTACTGAAAGAGCAGATAGAAGCCTTAAAAGAGGAAAATAAAAAGGGTAAGTCCAGAAAAGGATTGTAA
- a CDS encoding AbiH family protein — translation MNRLVIIGNGFDLAHGLPTSYSSFLNYIWKNFSETKSNPLFQDLFEIDHIHFRGNESYNNYNEFCEDIRFSFRKDPYYFVNSANYSDKSFTLYHKRSSSKCVFSFKNKFFELITVKSVENWVDIENIYYQVLTSMVKGDSVFSQLGDINQLNAEFSQIKKLLDYYLNKEIEQKYFFKNSYEDSDSIADLFTYEYKNLGKDSKNSFFLEFAPDYRKELIDFDNLFLGVSIYHQKCFENLFVDFNYTSNVNNYVSIINSKKVRGYGLSSQIQIHGHVSDDTNPINFGFGDEMDDHYKILENTGDNKYLENIKSFMYFNNSNYRKLLNWIETKDYQVFIMGHSCGLSDRTLLNTLFEHPNCKSIKIFYHQKADGTDNFTELSQNISRHFNKKSMMRQKVVDKSLSKPLPQNVRYQSKGV, via the coding sequence ATGAATAGACTTGTAATTATTGGCAATGGCTTCGACCTTGCTCATGGATTACCAACTTCATATTCCTCTTTTCTGAATTATATATGGAAAAATTTTAGTGAGACTAAAAGCAATCCTTTGTTTCAGGATTTATTTGAGATAGATCATATTCATTTTCGGGGCAATGAATCGTATAATAATTATAATGAATTCTGTGAAGATATAAGATTTAGTTTCAGAAAAGATCCATATTATTTTGTAAATTCTGCTAACTATAGTGATAAAAGTTTTACTTTATACCATAAGCGTAGTTCTTCAAAATGTGTATTTTCTTTTAAAAATAAATTTTTTGAATTAATTACTGTTAAAAGTGTAGAAAATTGGGTAGATATAGAAAATATTTATTACCAGGTATTAACTTCAATGGTGAAAGGGGATAGTGTATTTTCGCAATTAGGAGATATTAACCAATTGAATGCTGAATTTTCTCAAATTAAAAAGCTTTTAGATTATTATCTTAATAAAGAGATTGAACAGAAGTACTTTTTTAAAAATTCATATGAAGATTCAGACTCAATTGCTGATCTATTTACTTATGAGTATAAGAATTTAGGTAAAGACTCTAAGAATAGTTTTTTTTTGGAATTCGCTCCTGATTATAGAAAAGAACTAATTGATTTTGATAATTTATTTTTAGGCGTTAGTATATATCATCAAAAATGTTTTGAAAATCTATTTGTTGATTTTAATTATACATCAAATGTGAATAATTATGTATCTATTATAAATAGTAAAAAAGTTAGAGGATATGGGCTGTCATCCCAAATACAAATACATGGCCATGTTTCTGATGATACCAATCCGATAAATTTTGGCTTTGGAGATGAAATGGATGATCATTACAAAATATTAGAAAATACGGGAGATAATAAATATTTGGAAAATATAAAGTCCTTCATGTATTTTAATAACTCAAATTATCGTAAACTACTGAACTGGATAGAGACAAAAGATTATCAGGTTTTTATAATGGGACATTCATGTGGCTTATCAGATAGAACATTATTAAATACATTATTTGAACATCCTAATTGTAAATCCATAAAGATTTTCTACCATCAAAAAGCAGATGGAACAGATAATTTTACTGAATTATCACAGAACATTTCAAGACACTTTAATAAGAAGTCAATGATGAGGCAAAAGGTGGTAGATAAAAGCTTATCCAAGCCTCTGCCTCAGAATGTGAGATATCAAAGTAAAGGAGTATAA